ACATGTCATTCACAAAGTGATACACAGGTGATACGAATACTTGAACGATGTCAAAGACGATATATCCACACCGCCACCCGAACCATCTGTGGCTCTCAATTGACCCAGTCTGCCCCCCCAAGCCCTATAATTTCTAATAGCACATTTATTTGTGTCACCATACCGCGTGCCACGTGTATGATATCTAATCCATGAGCTTCATCCTACTTTACATACACTGGTTTTAACTACATGTTGGCCAAATATCTTCCTTTCGAATCTGCCGTTGTGGCTGAAATAATGATTTTGATATAAGTTGAGCTGATTTGCCTCAGCTATCCAGTAATTAACTGAACGTAAtcatttcatttcaattcaTTCCCATTACCTGAATTATTTTGCCAGTCTCTCCTATCTTTTGTAATGAATGTGTCTGCTTTGAGCTCACCGTCGCCTGGGAGTGAAAGAGTTCAGGCGCCTGAACTCTGTTACAACACTGACCTCTAGTGTCAGTTTGGCCGGGCTCTGGCGGCGCTGTGAGTTTTAAATGTGACATTTTAGCAGGCTCACTGGTGGGTCCTATAGCTAAGGTAATGAATCCGCTTTGGACAAACTGTCTAGTTTGAAGCTTTAGTCTCCAAAAACGCCCGGAGCAGGGATTGCCCCGGATAGGGCAGAGGTAGATTAGGAGTCGGTGTCATGAGAAGCAAAGCGTCTCTTTAGCTCGCCCTTTGTCTTTGCCTCCATGCACCAAGCCTTGGAGGAGACGGAGTGAGATACCTCTCTGGCCAGTGGCAGCCACACGGGCattggtttatttttttcatcattctcttctcctctcctccttgccGGCAAACCTCCTCTTTTCCGATCtctatttttgttcttcttcttcatttttctcCGTCTTTAGCCGCGAATGCTGACACTTGCTCGTGCCGAAGCGACCTCACGTCCTCGACAGGGGACTGTCAGATCTTCTAGAATATGGATAAAGACAGACACTtgccagccacacacacacacacacacacacaccagtgtgtAGCAAATGGTTAATAGGCATAATAGGGTCAGGCCTGCATTTAATAAACAATTACCCATCTATAATAGATGAGTCCGGCTCCTAAGGCCCGGTGCTGGCCCGGGTCGAGAGAGGgaccgggagagagagaagaggaatgaataatgcagacaagATGCCCATCAGAGCACCGTAACGCTGGGGCCCATGCAGCGCCAATTATCTTCCCCTGCTAATGATGATCATCTTGATGCTCTCCCCCAACACCCTCACCGCCCTGCACCCACATGCCTAAATCCGACATTTACCCAGCTGCCCCTGCACCTCGCCATGCGTACTGCACCAAAACCAGGGCAGCGAGCTTTAGTGgccatattatttttttatttttttgtcaagGTAGCAGAGGGGTTTCCTGGTGTTAGGGTGGTGGTGGCACACTGGCCAGCGCTCCTCtttaaaatcacaaatcaaTCAGGGTCTCTTCTCTTCAGCAGCTTCCATTCAGTCCAAGGGCACCCAGATTACACaaggttaaagtgtgtgtgtgtgtgtgtgtgtgtgtgtgtgtgtgtgtgtgtgtgtgtgtgtgtgtgtgtgtgtgtgtgtgtgtgtgtgtgtgtgtgttggagtgtgtGCGCATGCAAAGAGACCTGAGAGGGAATGGGTGGGGGACTGTCACTAGTTGGATTAGCATACAACTCCGACAGAGCGAGGGAATTAAAGCCAGCGCAGAGGTACGACAGCCAAGCAAAATGGTGTATTTGAATAGACAACCTAAGATACGTGAAAACAGAGAGGCGGCAAGGAGAAGCTCTTTGGCCCCCAGGATCAGAGGCGGGGGACCTGTGGTGCTCAGGCGGACTGCTAGTGAAGCAGATAGGGCCCCAGTAGACTGCTTCAGAATGGGCTCTGGGAAAAATACACAGCCATTTTGGCTCCCTCAGGGCCCAAGTCTGTGGTAATAATGGGATCACAGCCATGACCCTCCCAGGACACCGTACCACTAGTGGATATTCTATTAGTTTCCTCCACAGTGAGAAGAAGTATGTGCTCAGCTACTTTTCCCACTCAGAATcacatttgttttacttttatgtAGCTTTAACAGTGACTAATCAAATTATTTAAAGTTTCCAGGAAGGGACTTCATTAACAATTGAACAAAGTGCAGTTCGACTTCTGACTACTATAAAACCTTCTAGTATATAAAGCTATGTATTGTGGATATCTTCTAATCATATCGAATGTACTTTATGCATGCAAGGATATTGTAAGCTATTAACATATGCACAAAAAAAGCTCGCCCCATAATTGTTCCTTTTTACCATTTAATCCCAGCACTGGAAGAGACAGCAGAGATCACAttaacatttacatttctgAATCCCCCATCTCCTTGATACAACTCCAGCTTTCAGCCTCAGCATCTCATCTGCCTTTACATAATATCAGGCTGTATTAATGCTACATACGGAGCTCTACTGTCTGTGCTGCGTCGATTCATATTTTCCTAATGATGTGCTTTCATTGTTTCCTCCGCTATCCGCCTGTCCTTCCCTTCACCTCCAGCCCACAGCCCACGGTGATtcgaaacacacacaactgtacTGCCTTTTTACTGCGGAATAACACAAAGCGCGGGTTGAGACACCTTTGGTCGCCCCGGCCCCATCTGTTGCACATCTGGAAGTGGTGCGCCGCACCAATAATTGGAAGTCAATTTGTTTGAAGTTATGTATTTGGCATCTGGCTCGTTTCATAAAAACTCTGGAAATCGCATTAATTTTATAGCATCTCGAGAAGGCTCAGGCCAcgtttcttttgtgtttttttttcttcatctctctAGTGTTCCATCGTTAATGCACGTGGGGCCTTGCTAGTGTCGTGACATGGGATTTTGCCGAGCACTGGTCAGGGTGTGGCCCTTAATAAAAGCAGCATGGAGGCTAATGCCCCAAAGAATCGAGGGGTGAATTACTGTCGTGCACTGGGGAAACACTATTGATTGCTTGACTTCCTAATCATTAAATGTAATACTCCAATTTTGGCCCATTTATATTCTCAACTTTGACCTTAACTTCagatcatttctttttttttttcccccaagggGAAAAACTCAACCAGGGCCCGAGTTTGCTGCATTTCCAGGAGACGGGCTGACTGATTGAGAAGCAGCACGGTGTTGTTTGCCACACAGCTCTGAATCGTGGCTGAAAATAGAAATGACGCTTGATGTTTGGTGCCTCACTGCCTTCTGTCATAGTGTTACTCAAATGTCACCTAATTTGTGCACAACTCTTGTCACAGTCCAGATCCTCTTGAGGGCTTTTAGGTGGGTATTTTTTTCGTCTTCTCCCCTCAGCTTCCTCGTGTGTGCGGCATGGCGGTGGAATGAGATACAcacctgtgcatgtgtgtgtgtgtcgtatgcATAtatgcctgcctgcctgtgtgtgtgtatctttgcgCTTGCCTGTGCACATTTGTTTTTGCACTCAAGCACATTTGATTaggcttgtttgtgtgtgtgtgtgtgtgtgtgctccaaaGTGAGTCACCTCAGCGGGAGGTGATTAAGAGTTGCCAGTGGCAGGCTCGACAGGTGAGTGCATTGTAGCCTTGCTGGCAGCTGTGGCGTCTGCACAGGCGACAGCTTCTCCGGCTCAGTGGCGGTGTCGGTGTTGGTGGGTGGCAGGAGGTCTGACATCGTTGTTTTGGTGACAGAACGACTGCGCTGTGAGGTTCACGACATCACTTGCCTTCTTTAGATTTGTCAGTTTATACTGGGAAGTTTAGGGACTACCGTGGACTTTAAGCATATACTGACGACGCACTATTCCATATGTTGGAGTGCGTTTTACCAACTATAGTTATACTCTTCTTATTGTACTtgattgggggtggggggggatacTCCCctgctaatgtgttgtgttgtagCACACCTCCTGCTCTCGGTCTCTTCTCATGAACACATGCCCAGTGTGACGAAGACACACAGCACACTGCTGCCACCTGCTGTTTGAAATATcacgcagcagcagcaaccCTCGGATACTTAACAGGGAGGCCATTTTTGCATATGCAACACAAAAAGGAATGGAAAAGATTATTTTACAAGATGTACAATTGTTTGGCAATAGCTAGAACCCAATCTGCTTCTCATGAAGGAGGTTCGGTTAAGAGCAGAGAACGCGAGAGAGGTATGGGGAGGTTTGTAGGATTGGGAACTTTCCCAGATTTGTTTTACATGTTCAAATTTAAGTGATCCTCTCCAACATATGCAGCTAATGCCTCTAACATAACAGCCTCATGGGATACCTGCGCTGTTTCCTCGGTCCACTCCTCCCCATTAGGTCCTGTGCGTTTCCAAACCGTGGGTTGATGAACTGTGATATTCCAAATAAAAAGTCCCTTGTTCTGATGTCACCGTTGCCTCATCCGACCACATTTCCATTTGTAGCGCGTGCATAATATGCCTTGAACTTTGTCCATAATAGTCTTTGATATGGAGAGAAATAAATGATTTAGGAAGTTTAATCTGACCTTCTATTTCAGAGCAGTGTGCTTTGTCTCACGTGGTGAGTCTCAAAAGAGTGTTATGGGAATGTGTATTACTGTCAATAACTTCATTGAggtattcatttgtattttcgGACTTTCGCTTTCATCAATTCCTGTGCTAGACTAATTAGATGTGTCTATTTTTCCCAAGTTTTGTAATATgagaaaggagaagagagaaaaatcaCTGAAAGTCTAAATGTAAATGAAGTCTTTTTGAAATGTCAGTCATGCAGACGCTTTCTTAGATACTCTCCATGAAAATCTATATTTACCTTCCATAACTGCTTTGGTCAATTACCCGTAAACATCAGTCGCCACTTTGTAGTTGAAGTGACTGCAGTCCATAATGATTGATTGGTTGAGTCTTATTTGCGGCTCAAGAGATGCGAGCGTGGAACGTTTCGATTTCATTATGAAGAAACACAAGCTAATAACACTCTAAAACATTAATTCAGGGATGCTTTGATGAGAAATCCATTTGGGAAGTATTGGCGTgcgtttttccttcttcttttagaCGGCTCTGTTTGTTGTATTATTAATGCATAATTAcaagattttttaaaactacATGTTGATGACTGattcatatatacatttttaccCAAAACAGTATAAGATGTTTACGCTCATAATTTCTTTGATCAATATGTGGCAAACAAACTTTCTTGAGCAAACTTTGTTCATGATATAGTGATAATAGTCCTGCAGTGTACAGACACAACTTGGCGTATACCTCAGGGGaaactttttctctctttagctCTTTATCCCTCCACATTATTCATCCTCAAGGCCTCATCAGCTCACAGTGGGCTCGTCAGAGTTATTACTCCTCCTCTACTTGTCTTTATTATCCaatttccctcctctctcctgcgtTCTACCACTCGTTGGCAATCAGCCACCTTGTAAGTCGGCCCTTCACCTTCCGGTGTGATACTTCTCACGCTTTGCTCACTCTTTTGGTCTGTTACCGTCCAGATAAATGATTTTGCGCTTTACCGCCGCTCCCTTTGTATCAAGTTGCTATCATCATGTTTTTTGCGCTTCCTGTCCACTTAACAATAGAGCAGAGCGAGACGTTGCTCATTTGTACAAAATGATGACACATCTGATAAGATAGTGGGTAACGTAGGTCTCCAATTGAAAGTAAAATGCAAAGGACGTTGCCATTTTTAATTGCACAGAGTATATTTATTTCTCCGTGGGACTGTTCTTAGCCTTTAGAAATAGAATTGtggtttaaaatgttgtttttagtttctttttcttGAGGTTTTACGGATGCAGACGTCGAATAAATGATGTTGTCAAGAAGCCAAAAATCCATTTaccaaaaaaaggggtttattatatttttccCACCCCTATATTAAGAATAAAAAAGGTAGCATGTTAGATAATACTATTTATAGATATCTTTCTCAGGAAAACAtggattaaaacatatataaatacacaagcaCTTATTTGACAAGAACACTTAAAAGACACAGACAAGACCAAAGACATGTTAGGCATTGTGGTGAGTACATCAGTCCCATGTTGAGACATTTCTTAGGACAAAACTTGGAGTTTGAGAAAGGCACATCACTGTCTACAGTCCTTTACACGTAGtagtattttcattttattcataAACAGTTCTGTCTGGGTTTCAGTGAACATGTTGCACGTTACAGTGTACAGCGACCGCAGTGTTTACCAAAACAACAGTATGCCATAGCCATCTATATCATGTACGTAAAGGCTTCTAAATGTCTCCCTTTTTCTTGTGAGTCTGTTTCAACTCTGTCCGGGAAGGCAGAGAAACATATTCATTGTCTTttgtgaagtaaaaaaaaaaaaaaaaagcaggtggaggagcaggaggatctCTGGGAATGCGAGCTCTGGGGCCAGTCCAGCTCGAACACCCACCTGACTAACAAGAACGGCCCACTTTATGTACAGGTGGCACTTTGAGGGGCACTGTCAGGTGTGGAAGCTGTCATTTAAATGACGTGCAACCCTGTGAGTGGTTATTGTACGCCCGGAGCCATCGGTCAGTCTTTCGGAGGCTCACGCCCACTGGGCATTACAACAGTGTTGCCGTGATGGAGATAACAAGAGTTCATCGCTAAAGAGGGCGAACCCTTATAGGTCGTCGTCCTCCGCGGAGCTGAAgctgctcctgcggctgctGTCCTTGGACGCGGCCTCGGGCGAACCGGCCGAGAGGAGCGGGTCGGCCATCAGGATCTCGTCCAGTCGGTGCTCCTCCTTGAGGGTGGCGCTGAAGAAGTCCGTGAAGTGGGACAGCGGGTCGGAGAACGCGGAGCAGCCGTCGGCGCCGGGGATGTGATCCTGCGGCCCGGCGGCAGCGGGGATGGACGCCGGCACGCCGGCTATCCTCTGGAGGTAGTCGCCGTTGGGGTCCTCCTGGTAGAGGGGAGGCTGCTGGGGTTGCTGGGCCTGGGGAGACGACTGCTGCTGTTTGAGGAGGTCGGAGGAGAGGTCAACTGTCCCCAGGGCCGAGGCCATGTTTGGGAGGCCGTGCGCTCGTGCCTGGATCTCAAGTTCCtggaaaagacaaataaaaagacaCCATGAGTGAAAAATATCTCCACACGTATTGCAAGTTAGTCCAGATAAGATCTGCAGTGTCCTTAATTACGAGCAGATCTGCCATGACGACGCCTCGTCTCTTCCATTTACTGAGGTTGTGGTGAGCCGCACTTTGAGGAGTTTGGGTGTTGACACACACtcttctcccacacacactctaaccacGGTATAGGATCAATATGACAAAGGGCTCTTTGACCTTTGTTACATGTCGTCTTAATGTCCGAGATGGTCAGTATTCCTTCCTTGTATAGTTTCGTTATCTCAGATAAATTATAATATTTGTGTACCCTCTtaaacatctctttttttcGTGGTCATAATCTATTTTCTaacctattttttttttccactgaaAGAGCTGGGTGCATTGTGTTTATTCATCAGGTCATAAACACTGAGCTCCCAGGGATAAGGGGAGTGGATGGACCTCATGTAAACATCAAGAGCGAAGGGGGAGGGGACAGATAGTCAAATAAGTTTAAATAGTTGATAAGAAAGCCTTTAAACACCCAGTTGTAGTTAAAAATGTTAAACTCTGTCGTCCAGCAAATACAATTTAATGTAAGTGATGTAAACTAATATTCAGTTTTATAATCTTGCTTGCAGGGCTCATTCAGTATTGTTGCCACTGACGACCATCAGACTGCATCACGTCGAGCATTTTATGACCTGGATCCTCAGCAGAAGTCTCCTGTTTGCTTGCTCCAGCTTTTTCTGACGGCCCTCGAGCTCCCGAGCGTGCTGCTGCTCCTTCTGCAGCCACTTTATGTACTCCACCGAGGCCTTCAGGATCGTGCCTTTGTTCCAGCGCATGTCCCTGCAGAAAGGAGAAATGTAAAAGATAACCTTTTCCACAGAACCCCCTGATGTCGGCAGAATATCCTCCGTAATAATAATGACAAGAAAAAACAGGGGGGAAAGTTTTAACACAGAGGTTTCTTTCCCCTTTTATGATCCGAATACGAAATGGCGATTTACATGGTGCAATTATTCATCCTTGGACATTACATGGGGACACTGAATGGGAATTTTAATAGAATAGTTAAGTAGCTATGCGGAAAGTCCATTCTCGCACCTCCTTGGTTCGGTCAAAATTAATCCCCGAGTAAAAATAGGTGAGGGGAAAATGAGCTAAGtagggagacggaggagaaaaTGGGGCATTGGATTTGAGGTTATCGAGTGCAAGTCATTCTTCTGCAGATATTATTGCTTTTTTTCAAAAAGTAAAGGGGAGCTGTCGTGGAATTGTCCTTTTCCACACGGGTGAGACGTCGGTCTGATCAGCGCTAATAATCTCTTCTATCTGGTGTTAATGGCACAATGACAACGGCAACCTTCCATTTAAATTTGAAGCAAAGTTCAATTGCGAAAGATGGCCGGTGGATTTCGATTCAGCGCCACACTCCGTCTCCGTGTTCCAATTGTGCTTCAAACTTTGATTCAAACGGTGTGGCCTGCTTCTTTGCATTTGACCCTTTCCTCATCATTCATGCTTTGAGCTGAACTGCTGGGACCCAGCGAGAGGAGGTACAGCTCTCGGAGCGTCGACTACAATGGAAGTTCAAGTGCACCCTTGAAATATGACTGAAATGTACTCGAGATCTCATTTGAATTCAATGAACAACGTTTAGAGTGTCTTTGTGCTTAGAATTTAATATGCTCCTCTGCCAGACAAGCCGCTGTTTCAGTGACATGAAGGGAAGAGAGGCAGGGCTATTgtttcaataaatacatttcaagctCGCAACTTACGGGTCATTCGACTTTGGTATGAGCGTCCCCAGCTCCTTAATCCTGTAGTTGATGTTGTATCTCCGCCTCCTTTCAACTAAGCAAGCAGAACAAAGATCAAGCGATGGTGAGGATGCTGCCAGCTGCGAAAAGGCTCGCCCATCACGCCAGAGAATCATTTTCATGATGATGGACTGTGAGGGAGTTGAAAGGCAGCGGGGAGACACTTACTCAGATTGTGGTTGttctttttctgtctctctttggcCATCACTCTTGTGTCGTGTACTGTCAAAGACAGTGAATGACAGAGCGGAACAAATGGATTAGCAACGCACACGAATTTAGAATCCCGAAAGACAACGACACACAAAACGCCACAAAAGGTCCAGTCAGGAGACGCACAGTCAGTTGTTTTGAGGGAGTTCAGTGCCGGGTTTAGCCAGAATGTGGACTttccgtgcacacacacactgaacgagCCCGATTTATCCCCTCTGCCATGTGTGAAGCCCATTGTGgacgggggaagaaaaaaaatggggaTCACTTTTAAACTATCGTCATTAAGACAGTTTAGCAAATTCACTAATCTGTCCTGGAGGGGGACACAAATACCAGAGCATCCATATTTGTATTCACATTCTTCCAAATTAGGTAATTGGGGACCTGAGATTGGATTTCCCAATTTGTCTCTGTTGATTCAATCAAGGCAATTTCAACTTGTGTAACAGCCCATTGTCCTCTCTGCCCACACACAAATGAAACGAATGGCAATTTACTCATTTGCCCGTTGAGAGTGAAGGGCTTCTTTGGGCATCCTTTATATTTCCTCAATCAATTAAGCTTTTTTGCTTGATGCATGACATTCATAAGAAATGTCCTAAAGGGCcctttagtttttgtttttttttgcactgtGACAAATAGTCTACACGTTTCTACGGCCTATTAACGGAACCAGTGATAAGGCAGTTTGGGCAGTTTTCATTCGCTGGTCACAAATCGTCTGGgacatgtgtctgtgttttgcATGGCGCACTTAATTGCACTCAATTTAAGCAGAAACAGACACGCTTTATTTGCCTTTATTTCTGTTCTTTTTTATCACCCACTGTAGAAGAAATATGCCTTTTTTTATTCAGCTAAATTCAAAAGACacacttgtgtttttttgttttaattttacaGCAATGTGagcatgttttattttcattcaacCATTAGGGGTGTTCATACCTTGTTCACCCCCATAGAGATCCAGCATGCTGCCACTGAGGGACACCTGGGAAGGAGAGcgatagagaggaggagggggtcgaGAAAGACAATGTGTTAGTCACGGGGGAAGCATTCACGCAAACACTTTTGCATTTACTTTAACAAAAGCAGCAACACAAATAGTTGTTTTTCACTGCTGTGTGGCTTCATTGATCATTGAGAAACAGGACAAGAGGCGAATGGAGTGATCAGAGCCTTGCTGAGAAGGCCGTCAGCCTCCGGGCCTCTGGCTCCGGGCCTCACAGCAGGGAGTTGTAGTATCCACATGCGTCCCCAGTAGGACCGTGCAAACCCAGTGCCGTGCTCATGAACGGCTGCCGTGTTCAGATGGCCGGCTCATTTTGAGTAAAAACAACCAAACGTAACCTCGCTGAAACCAGGTCAATGAATGGTCATCCTCCAGCCTAACCTCCAACCCAGGCTTGCAGATTTCTGAGCTTTGGTTTGTCCAGACGTTGTGCCTTGATCTGCTATCGCCGGCATTTGCAAAACCCCATCCACTTGAAAGTGCTCCTCACACAGAGATGGGCTCTGTGTTGAAAATAGCAACCCATGAGATGAAAAGGCTAGCTAGGTCAACTGCTTGAACAGAGGCAAAACTGTTTTCCTACGGGTCTCCACTCGTCTGGGAAAGCGTGCATCGGTTCTGCGATAATGACGTCTTTTCACGGACCGGG
This is a stretch of genomic DNA from Pseudoliparis swirei isolate HS2019 ecotype Mariana Trench chromosome 10, NWPU_hadal_v1, whole genome shotgun sequence. It encodes these proteins:
- the tfec gene encoding transcription factor EC isoform X3; the protein is MLEYNWYGQVQSHLENSKFHLHQTQNQQVKQYLTLGSKLASSAGQGHAVLHPHAPDQPLATAPIMRNGHMPSVSDSSNPDSPVALLGMANHDSEFPMDEVIDDLISLESGFNDGGLDCMESNLMMQNNVSLSGSMLDLYGGEQVHDTRVMAKERQKKNNHNLIERRRRYNINYRIKELGTLIPKSNDPDMRWNKGTILKASVEYIKWLQKEQQHARELEGRQKKLEQANRRLLLRIQELEIQARAHGLPNMASALGTVDLSSDLLKQQQSSPQAQQPQQPPLYQEDPNGDYLQRIAGVPASIPAAAGPQDHIPGADGCSAFSDPLSHFTDFFSATLKEEHRLDEILMADPLLSAGSPEAASKDSSRRSSFSSAEDDDL
- the tfec gene encoding transcription factor EC isoform X2, producing MRRCCVVKVTTLTEIQLLQVQSHLENSKFHLHQTQNQQVKQYLTLGSKLASSAGQGHAVLHPHAPDQPLATAPIMRNGHMPSVSDSSNPDSPVALLGMANHDSEFPMDEVIDDLISLESGFNDGGLDCMESNLMMQNNVSLSGSMLDLYGGEQVHDTRVMAKERQKKNNHNLIERRRRYNINYRIKELGTLIPKSNDPDMRWNKGTILKASVEYIKWLQKEQQHARELEGRQKKLEQANRRLLLRIQELEIQARAHGLPNMASALGTVDLSSDLLKQQQSSPQAQQPQQPPLYQEDPNGDYLQRIAGVPASIPAAAGPQDHIPGADGCSAFSDPLSHFTDFFSATLKEEHRLDEILMADPLLSAGSPEAASKDSSRRSSFSSAEDDDL
- the tfec gene encoding transcription factor EC isoform X1, translating into MPHLTGCSYYTMRDAASASNVQSHLENSKFHLHQTQNQQVKQYLTLGSKLASSAGQGHAVLHPHAPDQPLATAPIMRNGHMPSVSDSSNPDSPVALLGMANHDSEFPMDEVIDDLISLESGFNDGGLDCMESNLMMQNNVSLSGSMLDLYGGEQVHDTRVMAKERQKKNNHNLIERRRRYNINYRIKELGTLIPKSNDPDMRWNKGTILKASVEYIKWLQKEQQHARELEGRQKKLEQANRRLLLRIQELEIQARAHGLPNMASALGTVDLSSDLLKQQQSSPQAQQPQQPPLYQEDPNGDYLQRIAGVPASIPAAAGPQDHIPGADGCSAFSDPLSHFTDFFSATLKEEHRLDEILMADPLLSAGSPEAASKDSSRRSSFSSAEDDDL